The Candidatus Magasanikbacteria bacterium RIFOXYB2_FULL_38_10 nucleotide sequence TGTCTATCGAGAAGACAACGGATGAGGAAGGCAATCAAAAAGAAAAAGAGACGCTTATTTTTCCGCGCTATCATCAGTTGGACGCGTTACGCAAAATGGTGGCTCACGCGCGCAAGCACGGCGCCGGTCAGCAATATCTTATTCAACACAGCGCCGGAAGCGGAAAGACTAAAACAATTTCATGGCTGGCGCATAAGCTTTCCAGTTTGCACGATGCTAGTGATCAGAAAATTTTTGACACCGCCGTGGTAATTTCTGATCGGCGCGTGATTGATAAACAGCTTCGTGATGAAGTTCAGCAATTTGAGCAGACGGCAGGCGTGGTAGCGGCGATTGATCAAGGATCATCGCAGCTTAAAGAAGCATTAGAATCCGGCAAAAAAATTATTGTTTCTACTCTGCAAAAATTTCCGTACATTGTGGAGGAACTTGTCAAACAAGAAGGCAAAAAATTTGCCGTAATTATTGATGAGGCACATTCTTCGCAATCAGGGGAAAGCACCAAGAGCTTGAAAAAAGCGCTTGGGTCGTTGGAAGAAGCCGAAGCAGAAAACGAGAGCGAGGAAGAATTAACGAGCGAAGATGTGATTTTGGCGGAATTATCAAGCCGAGGACGACAGAAAAATATCAGCTTCTTTGCTTTCACTGCAACCCCCAAAGATAAAACCATGCAACTTTTCGGCACCAAAAAAGCCGATGGAACTTTTGAGCCGTTTCATTTGTATTCAATGCGACAAGCCATTGAAGAAGGTTTTATCTTGGATGTCTTGAAAAATTACACCACTTTCCAGACCTATTTTAATTTGATTAAAAAAATCGAAGAAGATCCACAATACGAAAAGAAAAAAGGCATCGCGCTCTTGAAAGGATATGTGGAGTTGCACGATCACGCTATAGGCAAAAAGACCGAATTGATTATTGAGCATTATCTGTCGCACACAACGCGCAAAATTGACGGCTACGCCAAAGCGATGATTGTCTCTCGCTCGCGCTTGCATGCGGTACGCTACAAGCTTGCTTTTGACCAATACATCAAAGAACACAAATACCCGATCAAAACCTTGGTGGCGTTTTCCGGCACGGTAACTGACGGCGGAAAAGAATATACCGAAGCCGGAATGAATGGTTTACGAAGCGATAAGCTCACCGCCGACACCTTCAAATTACCGGAATTTAAAATTTTGATTGTAGCAAATAAATTTCAGACTGGATTTGATCAGCCACTCTTGCATACAATGTATGTTGATAAAAAATTAGGCGGTGTTATGGCTGTTCAAACTTTAAGCCGGCTCAACCGCACCACTAAAGGTAAAGAAGACACGATGGTTTTGGATTTTGCCAATTACGAAGAAGAAATACAAAAAGCATTTCAGCCGTATTATGACAAAGCTATTTTGACCAAAGCCACCGACCCAAACAAGCTTTATGATTTAGAGCGCAACTTGCTTGATTTTGGTATTTTTGCCAAAGATGATGTTGAAACTTTCGCCAAAGTATTTTTCAAACGCGGAGCGACGCAAGAAAAACTGCATCCACTTTTGGATCCGATTGTTGAGGAGTATATGAAACGCGAGAAAAAAGAGAAAATTGACTTTCGCGATCAATTGAAAAATTATGTCCGCATGTATGCTTTTTTATCGCAAATTGTGTCGTTTAAGGATGTGAATTTGGAAAAGCTTTATGCGTTTTTGCGAATGCTTGGGCGTAAATTACCCGCCGAAAAAGAAAGATTGCCGGTTGAAATTACCGACAATGTGAATATGAATACCTATCGAATCCAGCAAATCTCCAGTGGAAATATTGAACTGGAGAAAAAAACCGGTGAATTGAAACCGATTGAGGGATTGGGAACAGGAAAAGGCGCGGGCGAAGAAAAGGAATTTTTGTCGCGCATAATTGACGAGGTGAATGAGCGATTTGGTACAGATTTTACAGAAGGAGACAAAGTATTTTTTGCCGAACTGCAAACGAGATTGGCAG carries:
- a CDS encoding restriction endonuclease subunit R, which encodes MIDTSEKSFEAHIETVLTASGYRKREPKNYNAESCMDEEMLFEFIYATQPKEWKNLKEQHGEEVKAKFVYRLKSEIESRGLLDVLRKGFADYGSRFQLVYFAPESTLNPEHALLHQNNIFSIMRQVKFSQKDGKSLDTVIFLNGLPISTLELKNYLTGQNVQDAIKQYRYDRDQREDLFAFKRCLVHFAVDNDLVYMTTRLAGKSTFFLPFNKGFENGAGNPVNPSGFKSAYLWEEVLQKDSLLQIIAEFMLVSIEKTTDEEGNQKEKETLIFPRYHQLDALRKMVAHARKHGAGQQYLIQHSAGSGKTKTISWLAHKLSSLHDASDQKIFDTAVVISDRRVIDKQLRDEVQQFEQTAGVVAAIDQGSSQLKEALESGKKIIVSTLQKFPYIVEELVKQEGKKFAVIIDEAHSSQSGESTKSLKKALGSLEEAEAENESEEELTSEDVILAELSSRGRQKNISFFAFTATPKDKTMQLFGTKKADGTFEPFHLYSMRQAIEEGFILDVLKNYTTFQTYFNLIKKIEEDPQYEKKKGIALLKGYVELHDHAIGKKTELIIEHYLSHTTRKIDGYAKAMIVSRSRLHAVRYKLAFDQYIKEHKYPIKTLVAFSGTVTDGGKEYTEAGMNGLRSDKLTADTFKLPEFKILIVANKFQTGFDQPLLHTMYVDKKLGGVMAVQTLSRLNRTTKGKEDTMVLDFANYEEEIQKAFQPYYDKAILTKATDPNKLYDLERNLLDFGIFAKDDVETFAKVFFKRGATQEKLHPLLDPIVEEYMKREKKEKIDFRDQLKNYVRMYAFLSQIVSFKDVNLEKLYAFLRMLGRKLPAEKERLPVEITDNVNMNTYRIQQISSGNIELEKKTGELKPIEGLGTGKGAGEEKEFLSRIIDEVNERFGTDFTEGDKVFFAELQTRLAGNETLSQSAKTNTKDALKLVFAHIFEDQLHTMVESNFDIYKKIVENAEFGKFVKEKMFEEVYKKLEE